A single genomic interval of Lacrimispora sphenoides JCM 1415 harbors:
- a CDS encoding extracellular solute-binding protein: MRLSDSTRKRWPAVCTLSLICCVLLSSCRPETREQPMNSQADLVVYSVQEKGICEPVVKEFEERTGLHVKVENGSLEELLKKLEDGSGPYGDEGEAWDVVFGAGIETLEEKKEYWQAYESPEIPTIAGTFRCEDHKWTSFSVCPLVIMYNTNVVTYREVPAGWASLLEPRWKGRVAFVDPGMSDIYSSALATAVYTYRGEGDYMKQLADNLEYGSLSSLSEVNSGILDGRYSLGVTIEGAAQALRLRGADVDYIYPKEGTTVLPDGTAIVNGCPHPEAARRFLDFTVSKDTQRILVSDLNRRSVRLDVPPLPGLSPVNRLPIIDMDLKGLSRKKKEIQKQWNKVLTVYKRRTGG; this comes from the coding sequence ATGAGACTTTCTGACAGCACCAGGAAACGATGGCCGGCGGTCTGCACGCTGTCTCTTATTTGCTGCGTCCTGCTGTCTTCCTGCCGGCCGGAAACGAGGGAGCAGCCCATGAACTCCCAGGCGGATCTGGTGGTTTACTCGGTCCAGGAAAAAGGGATATGCGAACCTGTTGTCAAGGAGTTTGAAGAACGGACAGGCCTTCATGTAAAGGTAGAAAACGGATCTTTGGAGGAACTGTTAAAAAAATTAGAGGATGGCAGCGGCCCATATGGTGATGAGGGGGAAGCATGGGATGTGGTATTTGGTGCAGGAATTGAGACCCTGGAAGAAAAAAAGGAATACTGGCAGGCCTATGAAAGCCCGGAAATCCCAACCATAGCCGGGACGTTCCGGTGTGAAGATCATAAGTGGACCAGCTTTTCCGTCTGTCCCTTAGTCATCATGTACAATACCAACGTGGTGACATACCGGGAGGTGCCTGCGGGCTGGGCCAGCCTGTTGGAGCCAAGATGGAAAGGCAGGGTTGCTTTTGTGGATCCCGGTATGTCGGATATCTATTCCTCAGCGCTGGCTACGGCTGTCTATACATACCGGGGAGAAGGAGACTATATGAAGCAGCTGGCAGATAACCTGGAATACGGGAGTCTTTCCAGCTTATCGGAGGTGAATTCCGGTATTTTGGATGGCAGGTATTCCCTGGGCGTCACCATAGAAGGGGCGGCCCAGGCGCTGCGCTTAAGAGGCGCAGATGTGGACTACATTTACCCGAAAGAAGGGACCACGGTGCTGCCGGATGGTACTGCCATTGTAAACGGCTGTCCCCACCCGGAGGCGGCCAGGCGTTTTTTGGATTTCACGGTCAGTAAGGATACACAGAGGATCCTTGTTTCGGATTTAAACAGGCGCTCCGTGCGGCTGGATGTGCCTCCTCTGCCAGGACTTTCCCCTGTCAACAGGCTTCCCATCATAGATATGGATTTAAAGGGTCTTTCCCGGAAAAAAAAGGAAATACAAAAACAATGGAATAAGGTTCTGACTGTGTATAAAAGGAGGACTGGAGGATGA
- a CDS encoding phosphoglucomutase/phosphomannomutase family protein: MVTFGTGGWRAIIGEDFTKENIQKLALAVSLKMKAENVEGEGIVIGYDRRFLSKEAVIWACEIFGNQGIKVYFVNRSSPTPLIMFYVMKHRLSYGMMVTASHNPAIYNGVKVFTYGGRDADEVQTQDIERYLLEAERIYEPDHEAAGQMPPASYLELVEKGVVEEINPLNEYLDNIISVIDMDAIRSRDFRVAIDPMYGVSLTALSTILSVARCTIETINDQHDTLFGGKMPAPTEQTLRNLQNYVLDRYCDIGIATDGDADRLGVIDDQGRYLHANNILVMLYYYLLKYKGWRGPVVRSLSTTHVLDRVAESFGQKCYEVPVGFKFVSAKMQETDAIIGGESSGGLTVKGHIHGKDGIYAASLLVEMMAVSGKKLSEIAADIRREYGAIHMAERDYRFTNEKKERINQILMIDRKLPKLPFEIDKISYIDGCKVYFKNGGWVIARFSGTEPLLRIFCEMAAEADSVSVCSLFEEYLGLQEG, translated from the coding sequence ATGGTAACGTTTGGCACCGGTGGCTGGAGAGCCATTATCGGAGAAGATTTTACAAAGGAGAATATCCAGAAGCTGGCGCTTGCCGTCAGTCTTAAGATGAAAGCGGAAAATGTAGAGGGAGAAGGAATTGTCATAGGATATGACAGACGTTTCCTTTCGAAAGAGGCGGTCATATGGGCCTGTGAGATATTTGGGAATCAGGGAATCAAGGTGTATTTCGTAAACCGCAGTTCCCCAACCCCCCTCATTATGTTTTATGTAATGAAGCACCGGTTAAGCTACGGCATGATGGTAACGGCCAGCCATAATCCGGCCATATATAACGGGGTCAAGGTGTTCACCTACGGCGGGCGTGATGCGGATGAGGTCCAGACCCAGGATATTGAAAGATATCTTTTAGAAGCGGAGCGGATCTATGAGCCAGACCATGAGGCGGCCGGACAGATGCCTCCAGCCTCTTATCTTGAGCTTGTAGAAAAAGGAGTGGTAGAGGAAATCAATCCTTTAAACGAGTATCTGGATAATATCATATCCGTCATTGATATGGATGCCATACGCTCCCGGGATTTCCGGGTTGCCATTGACCCCATGTACGGAGTGAGCCTTACAGCCTTAAGCACCATCCTTTCCGTTGCAAGGTGTACCATTGAAACCATCAATGACCAGCATGACACTTTGTTTGGCGGAAAGATGCCTGCGCCAACGGAACAGACTCTGCGGAACTTACAGAATTATGTGCTGGACCGGTACTGTGATATCGGGATCGCCACAGATGGAGATGCGGACAGACTGGGGGTCATTGACGATCAGGGCCGCTATCTCCATGCCAACAACATTCTGGTGATGCTGTATTATTATCTTCTGAAATACAAGGGCTGGCGGGGACCCGTGGTCCGAAGCCTTTCCACCACCCATGTTCTGGACCGGGTGGCGGAGAGCTTTGGGCAGAAATGTTACGAGGTTCCCGTAGGGTTTAAGTTTGTATCTGCGAAAATGCAGGAGACGGATGCCATCATCGGCGGAGAGTCCTCCGGCGGCCTGACGGTTAAGGGACATATTCATGGCAAGGATGGAATCTATGCCGCTTCCCTTCTGGTAGAAATGATGGCTGTATCAGGGAAAAAGCTGTCTGAGATTGCAGCAGATATCCGCAGAGAGTATGGGGCGATCCATATGGCAGAGCGGGATTACCGTTTTACCAATGAGAAAAAGGAGAGAATCAACCAGATTCTCATGATTGACCGGAAACTGCCAAAGTTGCCTTTTGAAATTGACAAGATCTCATATATCGATGGGTGTAAGGTCTACTTTAAAAACGGCGGCTGGGTGATTGCAAGATTCTCCGGCACAGAACCCTTGTTGCGGATCTTCTGTGAGATGGCAGCAGAGGCAGATTCCGTGAGCGTGTGCAGTTTGTTTGAGGAATATCTGGGACTGCAGGAAGGATAG
- a CDS encoding ABC transporter permease, whose amino-acid sequence MVKKGWKFDFWFWVKVVVVGFMLLFLIYPFCTLITRSFFSGKVEGFTLENYIRFFSKKYYYSSLGRSLFVSIVTTATTLVVGVPMAYLMSRYNIFGKRFIHIFIIMSLMSPPFIGAYSWIMLFGRAGFVTRFFESIGIFLPSIYGKLGIILVFTFKLFPYVYLYTSGAMGSIDSSLEEAAENLGSNKLRRLLTITIPVILPSIAAGAIMVFMTSLADFGTPMLIGEGYMVLPVLVYNEYMSEIGGNAHLASALSVIVVLCSTTVLLLQKYFVTRKNYVMTAMRPPKEEQLHGFKRFLVTLPVMLVTFIGILPQIVVVVSSFIKSDFTGFKKGFSIESYVTIFNRLWTNIRNTFVFSATAIVFIIILGMLISYIVVRQKGIAGQLMDLLIMFPFVIPGAVLGISLIVAFNKQPMILTGTAAIMIIAFVVRKLPYTVRSGSAFLQQMDPSVEEASISLGVSPMKTFAKVTARLMAPGILSGAILSWITCINELSSSVMLYGGKTSTISVAIYTEVVRNSYGTAAALASILTVSTVISLLIFLKVSKGKVSVV is encoded by the coding sequence ATGGTAAAGAAAGGATGGAAGTTTGACTTCTGGTTTTGGGTAAAAGTGGTGGTGGTAGGCTTCATGCTGCTGTTTCTGATTTACCCTTTCTGTACCCTGATTACGCGAAGCTTCTTCTCCGGCAAGGTGGAAGGCTTTACCCTTGAGAACTACATCCGGTTTTTTTCGAAAAAGTATTATTATTCCTCTCTTGGGCGAAGCCTGTTCGTCTCCATTGTCACCACGGCTACGACTTTGGTCGTAGGGGTGCCCATGGCATATCTGATGTCCAGATACAACATTTTTGGAAAACGCTTTATCCATATATTCATCATAATGAGCCTTATGAGCCCGCCGTTTATCGGCGCTTACAGCTGGATCATGCTGTTCGGGCGTGCTGGCTTTGTTACACGGTTTTTTGAAAGCATCGGGATCTTTCTTCCAAGTATTTATGGGAAGCTGGGCATTATTCTTGTTTTTACTTTCAAGCTGTTTCCATATGTTTACTTATATACATCAGGGGCAATGGGAAGCATTGACTCAAGCCTTGAGGAGGCGGCGGAAAATCTGGGAAGCAACAAGCTTCGCAGGCTTTTGACCATTACCATACCGGTCATTCTGCCCTCCATCGCAGCGGGAGCCATTATGGTATTCATGACCAGCCTTGCGGACTTCGGTACGCCAATGCTCATCGGCGAAGGCTATATGGTTCTTCCCGTGTTAGTATACAACGAATATATGAGTGAGATCGGCGGCAATGCTCATTTAGCCAGCGCCCTGTCCGTGATTGTGGTACTCTGCTCGACTACGGTGCTTTTGCTGCAGAAATATTTTGTGACCAGAAAAAATTATGTCATGACAGCCATGAGACCGCCTAAGGAAGAGCAGCTTCACGGTTTCAAGCGCTTCCTGGTAACATTGCCGGTTATGCTGGTAACATTTATCGGCATCCTTCCCCAGATCGTGGTGGTGGTCAGCAGCTTTATTAAGAGCGATTTTACAGGTTTCAAAAAAGGTTTCAGTATCGAAAGCTATGTGACGATTTTTAACAGACTGTGGACCAATATCCGGAATACGTTCGTATTCTCTGCCACAGCCATTGTATTCATTATCATACTGGGCATGCTGATATCCTACATCGTAGTGCGTCAGAAAGGGATAGCAGGACAGCTTATGGATCTTCTCATTATGTTCCCCTTTGTCATTCCGGGCGCGGTACTGGGCATCAGCCTGATCGTGGCCTTCAATAAGCAGCCCATGATCCTTACGGGTACTGCCGCTATTATGATTATAGCCTTTGTAGTCAGAAAGCTGCCTTATACGGTACGGTCGGGCAGTGCATTCCTGCAGCAGATGGACCCCAGTGTGGAAGAGGCCTCCATCAGTCTGGGCGTATCACCCATGAAAACCTTTGCCAAGGTGACGGCAAGGCTTATGGCCCCGGGCATTCTGTCAGGAGCTATCTTAAGCTGGATCACCTGCATCAATGAGCTGTCCTCCAGCGTTATGCTTTATGGCGGCAAGACTAGTACCATATCCGTGGCCATATATACGGAAGTTGTACGGAACAGCTATGGTACGGCGGCAGCACTGGCTTCCATATTAACGGTCAGCACGGTCATCTCCCTGCTCATTTTCCTAAAGGTAAGCAAGGGAAAGGTTTCAGTTGTATAG
- a CDS encoding ABC transporter ATP-binding protein yields the protein MSHAVIIKQAVKKYGDFTALNGVDLEMKPGEFFTLLGPSGCGKTTLLRMIAGFNTVDGGEICFDDRVINNLDAHKRDIGMVFQNYAIFPHLTVAENVAYGLKAKKYPKDQISGKVEEALDLVQIKNLKDRKPNELSGGQQQRVALARAFVIEPGVLLMDEPLSNLDAKLRVQMRTVIKKLQRRLGITTIYVTHDQEEALAISDRIAVMKEGNIMQVGSPEEIYKKPANTFVAGFIGVSNFIDCEVDGSDPEKAVLNIKGECSLTCKLKSAYKGNGIISARPEQLFFDEKEGLPGKIVISTFLGDFIEYEIQLNNGQTIQLNEYTKDASDLRPDGQEVRVNFDISAVGVYDAKTQEVISW from the coding sequence ATGAGCCATGCAGTAATTATTAAACAGGCCGTGAAAAAATACGGTGATTTTACAGCACTTAATGGGGTGGATCTGGAGATGAAGCCGGGGGAATTTTTCACATTACTTGGTCCCTCCGGATGCGGTAAGACAACTCTGCTTCGTATGATAGCAGGATTTAATACAGTGGATGGCGGTGAGATTTGCTTTGATGACAGGGTAATCAACAACTTGGATGCCCACAAGAGGGATATCGGCATGGTGTTCCAGAACTACGCCATCTTTCCCCATCTGACCGTGGCGGAGAATGTGGCTTACGGTCTGAAAGCAAAAAAATATCCAAAAGATCAAATTTCCGGCAAGGTGGAGGAAGCCCTTGACCTGGTACAGATCAAAAATCTAAAGGACAGGAAACCAAACGAGCTTTCCGGCGGCCAGCAGCAGAGGGTGGCTCTGGCAAGGGCATTTGTCATAGAACCGGGGGTACTTCTCATGGATGAGCCCTTATCCAACTTAGACGCAAAGCTCAGAGTACAGATGAGAACGGTTATTAAAAAGCTGCAGAGACGGCTTGGGATCACCACCATTTACGTTACCCACGATCAGGAGGAAGCTCTGGCTATTTCTGACCGGATCGCAGTCATGAAGGAAGGCAACATCATGCAGGTAGGATCTCCGGAAGAGATTTATAAGAAGCCGGCGAATACCTTTGTAGCCGGATTCATCGGAGTATCCAATTTTATTGACTGTGAAGTGGATGGAAGCGATCCGGAGAAAGCTGTATTAAATATTAAGGGGGAATGCAGCTTGACATGTAAGCTGAAATCCGCCTACAAAGGAAATGGGATCATTTCTGCAAGGCCGGAGCAGTTGTTTTTCGATGAAAAGGAAGGACTTCCCGGTAAGATCGTCATTTCCACTTTCCTGGGAGATTTCATTGAGTATGAAATACAGCTGAACAACGGGCAGACCATTCAATTGAATGAGTACACAAAGGATGCCAGCGACTTGCGGCCGGACGGTCAGGAAGTGCGGGTGAACTTTGATATCAGTGCGGTAGGTGTATACGATGCTAAGACCCAGGAGGTGATATCATGGTAA
- a CDS encoding ABC transporter substrate-binding protein: MKKRLLTASLAALAALSLSACSGGGKPAETTAAPQTAETTASAETKAEESKDGADAAKAPEDYKGTVVVYSPHDADPLNAGVNLFMEKYPNVKVEVVAAGTGELCNRIAAESANPIADVLWGGGADSLAAFKDHFAPYVCANDEFIGDAYKDSQDMWIGESPLPMVIFYNKNLIEKDGLAIPETWEDLTKPEWKGKIAYCLPSKSGSAYTQLCTMILGHGGKEDGWDFIKKLYDNLDGKIVDSSGKCHKMVADGEFYVGLTLEKSAVQYKDDPSVGFVYPKDGTSAVPDGVALVKGAPNEENAKLFIDFVTSKECQTEQSKNWGRRPVRSDMEVGEGMAKLQDIVLVDYDFDWAANEKEAIIEKFNDIMVD, encoded by the coding sequence ATGAAAAAAAGATTATTAACAGCTTCACTGGCAGCACTGGCGGCATTAAGCTTATCTGCCTGCAGCGGCGGCGGAAAGCCTGCAGAAACAACGGCAGCTCCCCAGACGGCGGAGACAACAGCTTCTGCCGAAACAAAGGCAGAGGAGTCCAAGGACGGAGCAGACGCGGCAAAGGCACCGGAGGATTACAAAGGAACCGTTGTCGTATATTCTCCCCATGATGCGGACCCGCTTAATGCAGGTGTGAACTTATTCATGGAAAAGTATCCAAATGTTAAGGTGGAAGTTGTCGCGGCCGGCACAGGAGAACTGTGCAACCGTATTGCAGCCGAGTCAGCTAACCCTATTGCAGACGTATTGTGGGGCGGCGGTGCAGACTCACTGGCAGCGTTTAAGGATCATTTCGCTCCCTATGTATGTGCCAATGACGAGTTCATCGGCGATGCTTATAAGGACTCCCAGGACATGTGGATCGGTGAAAGCCCACTGCCTATGGTCATTTTTTATAACAAGAACTTAATCGAGAAGGATGGCCTTGCCATTCCCGAGACATGGGAAGATTTGACAAAGCCTGAATGGAAAGGCAAGATCGCATACTGCCTGCCATCTAAATCCGGCTCCGCGTACACGCAGCTGTGTACCATGATCCTGGGCCATGGCGGCAAGGAAGACGGCTGGGATTTCATCAAGAAATTATATGACAATCTGGATGGTAAGATTGTTGACTCTTCCGGTAAGTGCCACAAGATGGTTGCAGACGGCGAGTTTTACGTAGGTCTGACCCTGGAGAAATCAGCAGTTCAGTATAAAGATGATCCTTCGGTTGGATTTGTATATCCCAAAGACGGAACCAGTGCAGTACCAGATGGTGTAGCTCTTGTAAAAGGCGCTCCCAATGAGGAGAATGCAAAGCTGTTCATCGATTTCGTTACATCAAAAGAGTGCCAGACAGAGCAGAGCAAGAACTGGGGACGCCGTCCGGTAAGAAGCGACATGGAAGTAGGCGAAGGAATGGCTAAATTACAGGATATCGTGCTGGTAGATTATGATTTTGACTGGGCAGCAAATGAAAAGGAAGCCATTATTGAGAAATTCAATGACATTATGGTCGACTAA
- a CDS encoding VOC family protein has translation MKTSHIVYKVDDLHRAVKEYKEKGFVVEYGKKKNPYNAIIYFSEGPYLELLASTGMPEIMKRILRMLGKSKLTDRLNDWDNHKGGPCGVALENYKTDLREEKGILEKYKQGYFEMLSRRNDTKGRKLRFTCLFPDEMQLPFLMTYFNIDPKPVNFIHPNGIRRIKNISFGTREELIPIIKELCDDPVLTLFIGRGIKDLEFEYAVREI, from the coding sequence GTGAAAACCAGCCATATAGTATATAAAGTAGATGACTTGCACCGGGCAGTAAAAGAATATAAGGAAAAGGGATTCGTAGTGGAATATGGAAAAAAGAAAAATCCATATAATGCGATTATTTATTTTTCCGAAGGTCCCTATCTGGAACTGCTTGCTTCAACCGGAATGCCGGAAATCATGAAGAGGATTTTGCGTATGCTTGGAAAAAGCAAATTGACAGACCGCCTGAATGATTGGGATAACCATAAAGGGGGCCCATGCGGAGTCGCCCTTGAGAACTATAAAACAGATTTAAGGGAAGAAAAGGGGATCCTGGAAAAGTATAAACAGGGATATTTTGAAATGCTTTCACGGAGGAATGATACAAAGGGAAGAAAATTACGGTTTACATGCCTGTTTCCGGATGAGATGCAGCTTCCCTTCCTTATGACTTATTTTAACATTGATCCGAAACCTGTGAACTTTATACACCCGAACGGTATAAGAAGAATTAAGAACATATCCTTCGGAACGAGGGAAGAGTTGATACCAATTATCAAGGAACTATGTGACGATCCTGTATTGACCCTGTTTATAGGGAGAGGGATCAAAGATCTGGAATTTGAATATGCAGTTAGGGAAATATAA
- a CDS encoding ABC transporter ATP-binding protein gives MHNWKESLMLTDKGYKDLKKAIAACTITNLSLMFPFAVTIQVFAELLKPMMAQEISWTRMWFLFGCGLVSALLVFLASKNDYKKTYVTSYLEAENSRISVAERIRKLPMSFFNAKDLSELTTNIMADCSTTEHVLSHVIPQLSANAISISIICVMMALFDWRMALSVFITVPAALLVILGSKKIQARLSEKQVEAKLKASDQVQEYLEGIKVIKACGLDGSKFTALDDALRLMKKMAIKMEFVTGTFVTGAQMILQAGVGLTVFVGTYLLTGGSIQLIPMLMFFVIVVRIYGPVLVEFTLLPELFYHRIATKRMRTLMAVPVMDGEGVKPLKHWNIDFENVTFGYNMEKSREDRVIKNLSLSIPSDAITALVGPSGCGKSTISRLIARFWDVNEGCVKIGGIDVKTLDPEHLMSYMSFVFQDVVLFNDTVYNNIRIGNMEATEEQVMEAAKAACCDGFISALPQGYETMLGENGSTLSGGERQRISIARALLKDAPIVLLDEATASLDPENEALIQQAISRLIEGKTVIVIAHRLRTISGADKIIVLNEGRLAEEGTHEELMNNKGLYERLYRIQQESLGWSV, from the coding sequence ATGCATAATTGGAAGGAATCACTGATGCTTACGGATAAAGGCTACAAGGATTTAAAGAAGGCTATTGCCGCCTGCACAATCACGAATCTGTCACTCATGTTTCCCTTTGCAGTGACCATTCAGGTTTTTGCCGAGCTTTTAAAGCCGATGATGGCCCAGGAGATTTCCTGGACGAGAATGTGGTTTTTATTCGGATGCGGCCTTGTCTCTGCATTGCTTGTATTTCTTGCCAGTAAAAACGACTATAAAAAAACCTATGTCACTTCTTATCTGGAAGCAGAAAATTCCAGGATCAGTGTTGCAGAACGGATCCGGAAGCTGCCTATGAGCTTTTTTAACGCAAAGGACCTTTCCGAGCTGACCACAAACATTATGGCTGACTGTTCCACTACGGAGCATGTGTTGAGCCACGTCATCCCTCAGCTGAGTGCCAATGCTATTTCCATTTCTATTATCTGTGTGATGATGGCTCTTTTTGACTGGAGAATGGCTCTCTCTGTATTCATCACTGTACCAGCTGCGCTGCTTGTCATCTTAGGCAGTAAAAAGATACAGGCTAGATTAAGCGAGAAGCAGGTGGAAGCAAAACTGAAAGCCTCCGATCAGGTGCAGGAGTATTTAGAGGGGATTAAGGTTATAAAAGCCTGTGGCTTAGACGGTTCGAAATTTACGGCGCTAGATGATGCTCTGCGCCTGATGAAGAAAATGGCAATCAAAATGGAATTCGTCACCGGAACTTTTGTCACCGGAGCTCAGATGATTTTACAGGCAGGTGTGGGGCTGACCGTTTTTGTCGGAACCTATCTGCTGACAGGGGGCAGCATCCAGCTCATCCCCATGCTCATGTTCTTTGTCATCGTTGTCAGGATTTACGGCCCGGTCCTTGTGGAATTTACCCTTTTGCCGGAATTGTTTTACCATCGGATTGCCACAAAACGGATGCGCACCCTTATGGCTGTTCCGGTCATGGATGGTGAGGGAGTTAAGCCGCTGAAACATTGGAATATTGATTTTGAGAATGTTACCTTTGGCTATAATATGGAAAAATCCCGGGAAGACAGGGTGATCAAGAACCTATCCTTATCCATACCCTCCGATGCCATCACGGCTCTGGTGGGCCCTTCCGGTTGTGGGAAAAGCACCATCTCAAGGCTGATCGCCCGGTTCTGGGATGTGAATGAGGGCTGCGTGAAGATTGGCGGAATTGATGTGAAAACCCTGGATCCGGAACATCTGATGAGCTATATGTCTTTTGTATTCCAGGATGTGGTGCTGTTTAACGATACAGTCTATAATAATATCCGCATCGGAAACATGGAGGCTACGGAGGAACAGGTTATGGAAGCGGCGAAGGCCGCCTGCTGTGACGGATTTATAAGCGCTTTGCCCCAGGGATATGAGACAATGCTTGGAGAAAACGGCAGCACACTTTCCGGAGGGGAACGGCAGCGTATCTCCATTGCCCGGGCTCTGTTAAAAGATGCGCCTATCGTTCTTTTAGATGAGGCAACCGCCTCTCTTGATCCGGAGAATGAGGCGCTGATCCAGCAGGCAATTTCCAGACTGATCGAAGGCAAAACGGTAATCGTCATTGCACACCGTTTAAGGACCATATCAGGGGCGGATAAGATTATCGTGCTCAATGAAGGCAGGCTGGCTGAGGAAGGTACTCATGAGGAACTGATGAACAACAAGGGGCTTTATGAAAGGCTGTATCGGATCCAGCAGGAAAGCCTGGGCTGGAGTGTTTAA
- a CDS encoding ABC transporter ATP-binding protein, with product MKQINSAAAKPKTGMARLMELAATKKPLMVSSVILSALASVASFVPYIAIYFVVREVMGVFPDFKNLDLQRTVGFGWLAFGGILLNVLLYFAALICSHLAAFGTLYELKVNFASHLAGLPLGFHMLVGSGKLRKIMDENIEKIEGFIAHQLPDLVASFVAPVVMFIILLAVDWRFGLAAVIGIVIAFAIQIKAYGNDGAKTMMANFQNALEDMNNASVEYVRGITVVKAFKQTVFSFRRMHSAIKEYTRMVIPYTMSWENYMSAFQTVINNIYLFLIPVGILIGLHTTDYPGYAATFIFYLIFVPSIASVLMKIMYVSTSGMQIIGGVERMDEILNTPPLKNPQRPKEISSHEIVFESVSFSYAGQESQALSDISFRAEENQITAIVGPSGGGKSTIAHLIPRFFDVTEGRIKIGGVDVRDMRNEYLMEKVSFVFQDVFLFKQSIMENIRLGNQSATDAQVIAAAKAAQCHEFIEKLPEKYHTVIGAKGVHLSGGEQQRIAIARAIVKDAPIVLLDEATAFSDPENEHLIQQAFQKLMHGKTVIMIAHRLSTIRSADKIIVVDKGCLMEQGRHDELLEKRGKYSDMWNVYTKALDWKMDRKGMKEHA from the coding sequence ATGAAACAAATTAATTCTGCGGCTGCCAAGCCCAAAACCGGCATGGCAAGGTTGATGGAGCTTGCTGCTACCAAAAAGCCTCTTATGGTCTCCTCGGTGATCTTATCGGCGCTGGCATCTGTCGCCTCGTTTGTGCCTTACATCGCCATTTACTTTGTGGTGAGGGAAGTCATGGGAGTGTTCCCTGACTTTAAGAATCTTGATCTGCAAAGAACGGTTGGGTTCGGGTGGCTGGCCTTTGGGGGAATCCTGCTTAATGTATTGCTGTACTTTGCGGCTTTGATATGTTCCCATCTGGCCGCTTTTGGTACGCTGTATGAGCTGAAAGTAAACTTTGCTTCCCATCTTGCCGGATTGCCCCTGGGATTTCATATGCTGGTCGGCAGCGGTAAACTGCGTAAGATCATGGATGAAAACATTGAGAAAATCGAAGGATTCATCGCCCACCAGCTTCCTGATCTGGTGGCCTCTTTTGTAGCTCCGGTGGTCATGTTCATCATTCTCCTGGCAGTAGACTGGCGTTTTGGGCTTGCGGCCGTGATTGGCATTGTCATTGCCTTTGCGATCCAGATCAAAGCCTATGGCAATGACGGGGCGAAAACCATGATGGCAAACTTCCAGAACGCCCTGGAGGATATGAACAATGCATCTGTGGAGTATGTCCGTGGAATCACTGTAGTCAAAGCGTTTAAGCAAACGGTGTTCTCCTTCCGCCGGATGCACAGCGCCATTAAGGAATACACCCGAATGGTCATTCCTTATACCATGAGCTGGGAAAACTATATGTCTGCTTTTCAGACGGTCATCAATAACATTTACTTATTCCTGATCCCGGTTGGAATCCTGATCGGACTGCATACAACGGATTATCCTGGTTATGCAGCCACTTTTATCTTTTACCTGATCTTTGTTCCATCCATTGCCTCTGTTTTGATGAAGATCATGTATGTTTCTACCAGCGGGATGCAGATCATTGGCGGTGTGGAGCGAATGGATGAAATCCTGAATACGCCTCCCCTTAAGAATCCCCAGAGACCGAAGGAAATTTCCAGTCATGAGATTGTATTTGAAAGCGTATCCTTTTCTTACGCCGGTCAGGAGTCCCAGGCACTTTCTGACATTTCTTTCCGGGCGGAGGAAAATCAGATCACCGCAATCGTTGGCCCATCCGGCGGCGGCAAAAGCACCATTGCCCATCTCATTCCCCGTTTTTTCGATGTAACAGAGGGAAGGATCAAAATCGGAGGCGTTGACGTACGGGATATGAGAAATGAATATCTGATGGAAAAGGTCAGCTTTGTATTCCAGGATGTGTTTCTTTTTAAGCAAAGCATTATGGAGAATATCCGTTTGGGGAATCAGAGTGCCACTGATGCGCAGGTGATTGCTGCGGCAAAGGCGGCGCAGTGCCATGAATTCATTGAAAAGCTGCCGGAAAAATATCATACGGTCATAGGGGCAAAGGGCGTCCATCTCTCAGGCGGAGAGCAGCAGCGAATTGCAATTGCCAGAGCCATTGTAAAAGACGCCCCCATTGTTCTTTTAGATGAGGCAACTGCATTTTCCGATCCGGAGAACGAACATCTGATCCAGCAGGCGTTTCAGAAGCTGATGCATGGGAAGACGGTCATCATGATTGCCCATCGCCTGTCAACCATCCGCAGCGCGGATAAAATCATAGTAGTAGACAAGGGCTGCCTTATGGAGCAGGGCAGGCATGATGAATTACTGGAAAAACGGGGGAAATATTCTGATATGTGGAATGTATATACGAAAGCTCTTGACTGGAAGATGGATAGAAAGGGGATGAAAGAACATGCATAA